In Apium graveolens cultivar Ventura chromosome 10, ASM990537v1, whole genome shotgun sequence, the following are encoded in one genomic region:
- the LOC141691841 gene encoding uncharacterized protein LOC141691841: MLTIQETKLATWDDTMKDAIWPILGHDWITAASLGLSGGLAISWNKSIISKIEDFSTARWIWVRAKIIPQGNIFNIINVYAPHSLSKKKLVWQQIKTLMTSRLGEPFCLIGDFNCIRNEQERAACIYKKIDSKFFNGILEEVGVWEVPLVKINFTWHGPAGKKSRLDRAFVNNDWPDGARWRLEGISRKSSHHNPIILNNNHFNWGPVPFKAFNFWLEDEVFKKWIQEKMLINRGANNNGNVA, from the coding sequence ATGTTAACAATTCAAGAAACTAAGCTGGCAACTTGGGATGATACAATGAAGGACGCTATTTGGCCAATCTTGGGTCATGATTGGATCACTGCAGCCTCTCTCGGTCTTTCAGGAGGTCTAGCAATTTCTtggaataaaagtataatatccaagATAGAAGATTTCTCTACTGCTAGATGGATTTGGGTTAGAGCAAAAATCATCCCTCAAGGGAATATTTTTAACATAATTAATGTTTATGCTCCTCACAGTTTATCAAAAAAAAAGTTGGTTTGGCAGCAGATCAAAACCTTGATGACCTCTAGGCTTGGTGAACCATTTTGCCTCATTGGTGATTTTAACTGCATTCGTAATGAGCAGGAAAGAGCGGCATGCATCTACAAGAAAATCGACTCAAAATTCTTCAACGGGATCTTAGAGGAAGTGGGTGTCTGGGAAGTTCCCTTGGTCAAAATCAATTTCACTTGGCATGGTCCAGCAGGGAAGAAAAGCAGATTGGATAGGGCTTTTGTCAACAATGATTGGCCAGATGGTGCAAGGTGGAGGTTAGAAGGAATTAGCAGGAAATCTTCTCACCATAATCCGATCATACTTAACAATAATCATTTTAACTGGGGTCCGGTTCCTTTCAAAGCATTTAATTTCTGGCTGGAGGATGAGGTTTTCAAAAAATGGATCCAAGAAAAAATGTTGATTAATAGAGGTGCTAATAACAATGGCAATGTTGCTTGA